A part of Candidatus Stoquefichus sp. SB1 genomic DNA contains:
- a CDS encoding MBOAT family O-acyltransferase: MISFVSFAYIAFLIVTALLYYLLPKKIRWIILLIASYIYYFIASHELILFLLLTTVIIYVVGYILNRLNLSIKSISKNIDKDLRKAKKQKIKNKKRYVVITGIILTISSLLFLKYFSFFAGNFNALGDLLHLPIDIPLKKFILPLGISYYTLMAISYIVDIYRGKYPACSHIGKLALYLSFFPQMLEGPISRYDETADRLFRGNRFQLENVRFAAYLILWGVFKKMVIADRAAVFVNAIFGTDHGGIAVILAIVLYTLQIYAEFSGAIDIVRGSAYLFGVYLPQNFQRPFFSKSIAEFWRRWHITLGSWLKDYVFYSVSLSKMCVNLNKFVKKHFKGHLGKFILTAFPLFFVWFFNGFWHGATWKYIFYGLYYYVIMMAAKFVEPWIMNLTKKFNKKSWYNIFQILRTTFLVMIGMLIFRANTLGDAWKMILNIFHQPSGDILSYGLLNIDFYILILTTMILLITSFIQEKGYHLKTILEHKPVILRYTIILFIIAMIIVFGMYGEGYNASDFIYGGF; encoded by the coding sequence ATGATATCATTTGTATCCTTTGCATATATAGCATTTTTAATCGTTACTGCTTTATTATATTACCTTTTACCTAAAAAAATAAGATGGATAATTTTATTAATTGCAAGCTATATATACTATTTTATAGCATCACATGAATTAATTTTATTTCTTTTACTAACAACTGTTATTATATATGTAGTAGGTTATATACTCAATCGACTAAATTTATCAATAAAATCTATTTCAAAAAATATAGATAAAGATTTAAGAAAAGCCAAAAAACAAAAAATAAAAAACAAAAAACGTTATGTTGTGATAACTGGAATTATTCTTACTATCAGCAGTCTGTTATTCTTGAAATATTTTAGTTTCTTTGCTGGTAATTTTAATGCATTAGGAGATTTATTGCATTTACCTATTGATATACCTTTAAAAAAATTCATTCTACCATTGGGTATATCTTATTATACGCTTATGGCCATTAGTTATATAGTTGATATCTATCGTGGTAAATATCCAGCTTGTAGCCACATTGGTAAACTTGCTTTGTATTTATCATTCTTCCCCCAAATGTTAGAAGGTCCTATTTCTCGTTATGACGAAACTGCAGATAGGCTTTTTCGAGGAAATCGTTTTCAACTTGAAAATGTACGTTTTGCTGCTTATCTCATTTTATGGGGTGTCTTCAAAAAAATGGTCATTGCTGATCGTGCCGCTGTTTTTGTGAATGCGATTTTTGGAACTGATCATGGTGGCATTGCAGTGATATTAGCCATTGTTCTTTATACTCTACAAATTTATGCTGAATTTTCTGGAGCTATTGACATTGTTCGTGGAAGTGCATATTTATTTGGAGTATACTTGCCCCAAAATTTTCAACGTCCTTTCTTTTCAAAAAGTATAGCTGAATTTTGGAGAAGATGGCACATAACTTTAGGTTCATGGTTAAAAGACTATGTTTTTTATTCTGTATCACTTTCTAAAATGTGTGTAAATCTCAATAAATTTGTAAAAAAACATTTTAAAGGTCATTTAGGAAAATTCATTTTAACTGCATTCCCATTATTTTTTGTTTGGTTCTTTAATGGTTTTTGGCATGGTGCTACTTGGAAATATATATTTTATGGTTTATATTACTATGTCATTATGATGGCTGCTAAATTTGTTGAGCCTTGGATTATGAACCTTACAAAAAAATTCAATAAAAAATCATGGTATAATATATTTCAAATACTACGTACAACATTTCTTGTTATGATTGGTATGTTAATATTCAGAGCAAATACGCTTGGTGATGCATGGAAAATGATACTCAATATATTCCATCAACCATCTGGTGATATATTGTCATATGGACTTTTAAATATTGATTTCTATATACTCATTTTGACAACAATGATACTATTGATAACAAGCTTCATACAAGAAAAAGGATATCACCTCAAAACAATTTTAGAACACAAACCAGTTATTTTACGTTATACAATCATACTATTTATTATTGCTATGATTATTGTCTTTGGCATGTATGGAGAAGGATACAATGCTAGCGACTTCATTTATGGTGGATTTTAG
- the fabZ gene encoding 3-hydroxyacyl-ACP dehydratase FabZ: MLYNSNDIQKIIPHRYPFLLVDCIESISEDGKTIIGRKCVTANEMQFLGHFPDKHVMPGVLIIEALAQTGCVLLLSKEENKGKIGYFAGINKARFKKQVIPGDVLTMKVTLTKEKGGIYFAAIEAKVEDQVAVVGEIMCAVGD, translated from the coding sequence ATGTTATATAATTCAAATGATATTCAAAAAATCATTCCTCATCGTTATCCTTTCTTATTGGTTGATTGTATTGAAAGTATAAGTGAAGATGGAAAAACAATTATTGGGAGAAAATGTGTCACTGCTAATGAAATGCAGTTCTTGGGACATTTTCCAGATAAACATGTGATGCCTGGTGTCTTAATTATTGAAGCACTTGCTCAAACAGGTTGTGTTTTACTTCTTTCTAAAGAAGAAAATAAAGGAAAGATTGGATATTTTGCTGGAATTAATAAAGCCAGATTTAAAAAGCAAGTGATTCCTGGTGATGTTTTAACCATGAAAGTGACTTTGACAAAAGAAAAAGGCGGAATTTATTTTGCCGCCATTGAAGCTAAAGTTGAAGATCAAGTTGCTGTTGTTGGTGAAATCATGTGTGCTGTTGGTGATTAG
- a CDS encoding dihydrofolate reductase family protein: MNERPITTLFMLMSVDGKISTGRSDDLDVDSDFPRIIGVKEGLHQYYELEQTTDLWSLNSGRVQAKIGVNEKALPHKTPVSFVIIDNHHLTKHGIEYMCALSKEFVLVTSNPQHPAFQINENNLHIIQQKKLNLKEMLFILKQDYGCERITIQTGGTLNELFLREKLFDYVDIVVAPILIGGKETSTLIDGYSLTSTDELDKLGVLHLEKCQPLDNSYIRLTYKVIN; the protein is encoded by the coding sequence ATGAACGAAAGACCAATAACAACATTATTTATGCTCATGTCAGTTGATGGGAAAATTAGTACAGGTCGCTCAGATGATCTAGATGTAGATTCTGATTTTCCTAGAATAATCGGTGTTAAAGAAGGACTTCATCAATATTACGAATTAGAACAAACGACTGATCTATGGTCATTAAACTCAGGAAGAGTTCAAGCAAAGATTGGTGTTAATGAAAAAGCATTGCCTCATAAAACGCCTGTTTCATTTGTTATAATTGATAATCATCATTTAACAAAGCATGGTATAGAATATATGTGTGCACTATCTAAAGAGTTTGTACTTGTGACAAGCAATCCTCAACATCCTGCATTTCAAATTAATGAAAACAATTTACATATTATCCAACAAAAAAAGCTCAATCTCAAAGAAATGCTCTTTATTTTAAAACAGGACTATGGTTGTGAACGGATAACTATTCAAACAGGCGGAACTCTTAATGAACTATTTCTTAGAGAAAAGCTTTTTGATTATGTTGATATTGTTGTTGCTCCTATTCTTATTGGTGGTAAAGAGACTTCAACACTTATTGATGGATATTCCTTAACTTCTACAGATGAATTGGATAAATTAGGTGTTTTACACCTTGAAAAATGTCAACCTCTTGATAATTCATATATTCGCCTCACATATAAAGTCATTAACTAA
- the fabG gene encoding 3-oxoacyl-[acyl-carrier-protein] reductase — protein sequence MNKVAVITGASRGIGKAIALKFATEGYNIVINYRGSEEKANQVRLECMALGVDALLCQGDVSCYEDMERLMKTAIDNYGQIDVLVNNSGITKDQLLLKMNSDTFMDVIDVNLKGTFHAIKAVTRIMMKQRAGVIINMASVIGEIGNAGQANYAASKAGIIGLTKSVAKELAPRHIRVNAIAPGFIATDMTDILDDKTKENILQAIPLNTLGEAQDVANMAYFLASDQAKYVTGQVINVDGGMVM from the coding sequence ATGAATAAAGTTGCAGTGATTACTGGTGCAAGTCGAGGAATTGGGAAAGCAATTGCTTTGAAATTTGCTACAGAAGGATACAATATTGTTATTAATTATCGTGGAAGTGAAGAAAAAGCCAATCAGGTGAGATTGGAATGTATGGCATTAGGAGTTGATGCATTACTTTGTCAAGGTGATGTTTCTTGTTATGAAGATATGGAACGTTTGATGAAGACGGCTATTGATAATTATGGTCAGATTGATGTATTAGTAAATAATTCAGGGATTACAAAGGATCAACTGTTATTAAAAATGAATTCTGATACATTTATGGATGTCATTGATGTCAATCTGAAAGGCACTTTTCATGCGATTAAAGCAGTTACACGTATTATGATGAAACAACGTGCTGGCGTGATTATTAATATGGCAAGTGTCATTGGTGAAATCGGCAATGCTGGGCAAGCAAATTATGCAGCGAGTAAAGCTGGGATTATTGGTTTAACAAAATCTGTTGCAAAAGAATTGGCTCCACGTCATATTCGTGTCAATGCAATTGCTCCTGGTTTTATTGCTACAGATATGACAGATATTTTAGATGATAAGACAAAAGAAAATATTTTACAGGCAATTCCTTTAAATACTTTAGGAGAAGCTCAAGATGTTGCAAATATGGCTTATTTTTTAGCAAGCGATCAGGCAAAATATGTGACAGGTCAAGTCATTAATGTTGATGGCGGAATGGTCATGTAG
- the fabF gene encoding beta-ketoacyl-ACP synthase II: MMKKRVVITGMGALSPIGNTVEETWNGIQNQVCGIDEITHFDTSDYKVKLAGEVKGLDMEQYFTKRELKFNDRFTQFARIVTKQAIEDANLNLEQINKDRLGVIIGSGIGGVESIEKAEQSLLNRGPSKVSPYFIPMTLINLAAGSVAIDLGANGHVSSVVTACAAGTNAIGEAFHKIRDGYEDIMVAGGSEASITPLSVAGFAAMKALHTGTDKDHASIPFDKDRSGFVMGEGAAVLVLEDLEHALSRGAKIYGEIVGYGATCDAYHITAPLSDGSGGGKAMKNALADAHLQPSDIDYINAHGTSTPLNDKTETAAVKYAFQQYAYQLAMSSTKSYTGHLLGASGALESVICLKALEEGYIPATIHYQNQDEECDLDIVANESRKKDIHYAMNNSLGFGGHNASLIFKKWED; the protein is encoded by the coding sequence ATGATGAAAAAGAGAGTTGTCATTACTGGTATGGGAGCCTTGTCTCCAATTGGAAATACAGTGGAAGAAACTTGGAATGGGATTCAGAATCAAGTTTGTGGAATTGATGAAATTACGCATTTTGATACGAGTGATTATAAAGTAAAATTAGCTGGTGAAGTCAAAGGTTTAGATATGGAACAATATTTTACAAAACGAGAATTGAAATTCAATGATCGTTTTACCCAATTTGCAAGAATTGTTACAAAACAGGCCATTGAAGATGCTAATTTAAATTTAGAACAAATTAATAAGGATCGTTTAGGAGTGATAATTGGTTCAGGTATTGGTGGTGTTGAATCTATTGAAAAAGCAGAACAATCTTTATTAAATCGTGGTCCATCAAAAGTTTCACCTTACTTTATACCAATGACTTTAATTAATTTAGCAGCAGGAAGTGTAGCAATTGATTTAGGCGCAAATGGACATGTCTCATCAGTTGTTACTGCTTGTGCTGCTGGAACAAATGCGATAGGGGAAGCTTTTCATAAAATTAGAGATGGCTATGAGGATATTATGGTTGCTGGAGGTAGTGAAGCCTCTATTACACCATTATCAGTTGCTGGATTTGCGGCTATGAAAGCTTTACACACTGGAACTGACAAAGATCATGCATCGATTCCTTTTGATAAAGACAGAAGTGGCTTTGTCATGGGTGAAGGAGCCGCGGTATTGGTTTTAGAAGATTTAGAACATGCATTGTCTCGTGGGGCAAAGATTTATGGTGAAATTGTTGGCTATGGAGCAACTTGCGATGCGTATCATATTACAGCTCCACTCTCTGATGGTAGTGGTGGTGGAAAAGCAATGAAAAATGCATTAGCTGATGCTCATCTTCAGCCATCAGATATTGATTATATTAACGCCCATGGAACAAGTACACCTTTAAATGATAAAACAGAGACAGCAGCTGTAAAATATGCTTTTCAACAATATGCATATCAATTAGCAATGTCTTCAACAAAATCGTATACAGGACATTTGTTAGGAGCAAGTGGGGCATTAGAATCAGTCATTTGTTTAAAAGCTCTTGAAGAGGGTTATATTCCTGCAACGATTCATTATCAAAATCAGGATGAAGAATGTGATTTAGATATTGTTGCTAATGAGAGCAGAAAAAAAGATATTCATTATGCAATGAATAATTCTTTAGGATTTGGTGGACATAATGCTTCATTGATATTTAAGAAGTGGGAGGATTAA
- a CDS encoding magnesium transporter CorA family protein — protein sequence MIYQVDDKKIEVNIEDIQNNHMYIAMMTLDELKENYHHFHITKRALLHCEETSSLDQNIIIPHTDYYYGLINLINARDVFIKKDSLSFFIFKNLFLVVVIDDEDGHIKEVFQSSSDYVLERGVSITRLVYYFLSELISKDYQYIEELQEEIEELESHDSEEESLYFTNKLRQMSKELLLLRNYYDNLVIIGEELQMNHHHIFEDDDMRYFEIFTRRIERLSDNVQILRELLNQASEAHQSKLDYKLNKTMQFFTIVTTIFMPLTLIAGWYGMNFKNMPELESQYGYPIVIGISVLLVIGLVILFKKKKFF from the coding sequence ATGATTTATCAAGTAGATGATAAAAAAATAGAAGTCAATATTGAAGATATTCAAAATAATCATATGTATATAGCCATGATGACACTAGATGAATTAAAAGAAAATTATCATCATTTTCATATCACTAAAAGAGCTTTATTACATTGTGAAGAAACATCTTCTTTAGATCAAAATATTATTATTCCACATACTGATTATTATTATGGATTGATTAATCTTATTAATGCTAGAGATGTCTTTATCAAAAAAGATTCTTTATCTTTTTTCATTTTTAAGAATTTATTTCTAGTTGTTGTTATTGATGATGAAGATGGACATATTAAGGAAGTTTTCCAGTCATCTAGCGATTATGTTTTAGAAAGAGGGGTTTCCATTACTCGACTTGTTTATTATTTTTTAAGTGAACTGATTTCTAAGGATTATCAATATATTGAAGAACTTCAAGAGGAAATTGAAGAATTAGAAAGTCATGATAGTGAAGAAGAGTCACTTTATTTTACTAATAAATTAAGACAAATGAGTAAGGAACTTTTATTATTAAGAAATTATTATGATAATCTTGTTATTATTGGTGAAGAGTTACAAATGAATCATCATCATATTTTTGAGGATGATGATATGCGTTATTTTGAGATTTTCACTAGACGTATTGAACGTTTGTCAGATAATGTTCAAATATTAAGAGAACTTTTGAATCAGGCTAGCGAGGCTCACCAGTCTAAATTAGACTATAAATTAAATAAAACAATGCAATTCTTCACCATTGTGACAACGATATTTATGCCATTAACTTTAATTGCTGGGTGGTATGGTATGAATTTTAAAAATATGCCTGAACTGGAAAGTCAATATGGTTATCCAATTGTAATTGGTATTAGTGTATTGCTGGTGATTGGATTGGTTATTTTATTTAAGAAAAAGAAATTCTTTTAA
- the fabD gene encoding ACP S-malonyltransferase, whose translation MKIGFIFAGQGAQYVGMGQEFYENFQVAKDVYDQADIDIDVKKICFEGPADILNETAYAQPCILTTSLAIAKVVEAHGIKPDYVAGLSLGEYSALAYANAFSIHDAIHIVRTRGQLMSEALPAGTTSMAAVLAMDAHKIQEVIEEIADVTIANYNCPGQIAITGKKEAVALASEKLKAAGAKRVIPLNVSGAFHSPLLEEASLKLKAELEKYSIQKPELPVVYNISGKEEDGDLTDILTKQIKSSVYFYQSLQYMIEQGVDVFVEIGPGKALSSFVKKTDKPIPVYSVDNVESLNKMLGALKDE comes from the coding sequence ATGAAGATAGGATTTATTTTTGCTGGTCAAGGTGCTCAGTATGTAGGAATGGGGCAAGAGTTCTATGAAAACTTTCAAGTTGCTAAGGATGTATATGATCAAGCAGATATCGATATTGATGTGAAGAAAATTTGTTTTGAGGGACCAGCTGATATTTTAAATGAAACAGCTTATGCACAACCATGTATTTTAACAACATCTCTTGCCATTGCAAAAGTCGTTGAAGCACATGGAATTAAGCCTGATTATGTGGCTGGATTGTCTTTAGGAGAATATTCTGCGTTGGCTTATGCAAATGCTTTTTCAATTCATGATGCCATTCACATTGTTCGTACGAGAGGTCAATTAATGAGTGAAGCTTTACCTGCAGGAACAACGTCAATGGCTGCTGTTCTTGCTATGGATGCTCATAAGATTCAAGAAGTCATTGAAGAGATTGCGGATGTGACAATTGCCAATTATAATTGTCCTGGACAAATTGCAATTACAGGGAAAAAAGAAGCTGTTGCTTTAGCGAGTGAAAAATTAAAAGCTGCTGGAGCAAAACGTGTGATTCCTTTAAATGTATCAGGAGCATTTCATTCACCTTTATTAGAGGAAGCATCATTAAAATTAAAAGCTGAATTAGAAAAATATTCTATTCAAAAACCTGAGTTACCAGTTGTTTATAATATATCTGGTAAAGAAGAAGATGGTGATTTGACTGATATATTAACAAAACAAATCAAATCAAGTGTTTATTTCTATCAGTCATTACAATATATGATTGAACAAGGGGTTGATGTCTTTGTTGAAATTGGACCAGGTAAAGCATTAAGTTCGTTTGTTAAAAAAACAGATAAACCAATCCCTGTTTATAGTGTGGATAATGTTGAAAGTTTAAATAAAATGTTAGGAGCATTAAAAGATGAATAA
- a CDS encoding DMP19 family protein: MATYEDVLDNVTLQASKIIARQNTENIVTDLYNIICQKCENGDLINELNGIERVFYLCQTFELNMNNGGIHQYYENSAGNFANETVEALVEIKAMNTALILDKANSIFKEGIVPEDCDARIEELESLDYSEVSWFLDELDHQFYECVDDLSSLNLKYVLTNKEAFM; the protein is encoded by the coding sequence ATGGCAACATATGAAGATGTGTTAGATAACGTCACATTACAAGCAAGTAAAATCATTGCACGTCAAAATACTGAAAATATTGTTACTGATTTATATAATATTATTTGCCAAAAGTGTGAGAATGGTGATTTGATTAATGAACTCAATGGTATTGAAAGAGTTTTTTATCTCTGTCAAACATTTGAATTAAATATGAATAATGGTGGTATTCATCAATACTATGAAAATAGTGCAGGTAATTTTGCAAATGAAACAGTTGAAGCATTAGTGGAGATTAAAGCCATGAATACAGCTTTGATATTAGATAAAGCAAATAGTATTTTTAAAGAGGGAATTGTTCCTGAGGACTGTGATGCAAGAATTGAAGAACTAGAGAGTCTTGATTATTCAGAGGTATCATGGTTTCTGGATGAACTTGATCATCAATTTTATGAATGCGTGGATGATTTATCATCTTTGAATTTGAAATATGTTTTGACAAATAAAGAAGCATTCATGTAA
- a CDS encoding biotin--[acetyl-CoA-carboxylase] ligase → MENQILKILTEYQNQYISGQEISEKLHVSRMTISTYMKRLKEKGYEIQTSTKKGYCLTSNNDIIFIDEIKNQIHPFYQNIEYFDEIDSTNQHMKPHDYQQGDIIIADYQTNGKGRNGRSFYSPKQKGIYLSFMLKPNLSLYDSLKITACCAVAAIKAIQKNYPLSPQIKWVNDIMINDLKVAGILCEATLEMNTAQIETMVVGIGINIHHYPMPAHLQKIAGCVEDFCENQVKRQKIIIDFLNFFYDDYTNLSSLSFLDDYRRYSYVLHQNITVYENNTSYPAYVSSINDDASLTILVNGQEKILQSGEVSIRKTNHQQHT, encoded by the coding sequence ATGGAAAATCAAATATTAAAAATACTAACTGAATATCAAAATCAATATATTTCTGGACAAGAAATCAGTGAAAAACTACATGTCTCACGTATGACAATATCTACTTATATGAAAAGATTAAAAGAGAAAGGCTATGAAATTCAAACATCTACAAAAAAAGGATATTGTTTAACATCTAATAATGACATTATTTTTATTGATGAAATCAAAAATCAAATTCATCCTTTTTATCAAAATATTGAATATTTTGATGAAATTGATTCTACAAACCAACATATGAAACCTCATGATTATCAACAGGGAGATATCATTATTGCTGATTATCAAACAAATGGGAAAGGCAGAAATGGAAGATCTTTTTATTCACCAAAACAAAAAGGAATTTATCTCTCTTTCATGCTCAAACCAAATCTATCTCTTTATGATTCTTTAAAAATTACTGCTTGTTGTGCTGTTGCAGCAATCAAAGCGATTCAAAAAAACTATCCATTATCACCACAGATCAAATGGGTCAATGATATTATGATCAATGATTTAAAGGTTGCAGGTATCCTCTGTGAAGCAACATTAGAGATGAATACTGCACAGATAGAAACAATGGTGGTAGGTATTGGTATTAATATTCATCACTATCCAATGCCTGCTCATTTACAAAAGATTGCAGGATGTGTTGAGGATTTCTGTGAAAATCAAGTCAAACGACAAAAAATCATCATAGATTTTTTAAATTTCTTCTATGATGATTATACAAATCTATCCAGTTTATCTTTTCTAGATGATTATCGTCGTTATTCATATGTCCTACATCAAAATATCACTGTCTACGAAAATAATACATCTTATCCTGCTTATGTCTCATCTATAAATGATGATGCAAGTTTAACCATTCTGGTGAATGGTCAAGAAAAGATTTTACAATCTGGTGAAGTCAGTATTCGTAAAACTAATCACCAACAGCACACATGA
- a CDS encoding acyl carrier protein — MDYFDKIKDRLSSKLKGKELTKESSFKELGIDSLDLVDLVFELEEEIGVEFQDEELLKISTVQDLLDLIDSKK; from the coding sequence ATGGATTATTTTGACAAGATTAAAGATAGACTAAGTAGTAAATTAAAAGGAAAAGAATTAACTAAAGAATCTTCTTTTAAAGAATTAGGGATTGATTCTTTGGATTTAGTGGATTTAGTATTTGAATTAGAAGAAGAAATTGGTGTGGAATTTCAAGATGAAGAATTACTTAAAATTTCTACTGTTCAAGATTTATTGGATTTAATAGATTCAAAAAAATAG
- a CDS encoding GNAT family N-acetyltransferase translates to MELCQDSKKVAGLFEGWQESFIYSYLQGCMGECYVDHNENPKSAQIIIADFIFYAGIPDVELIQNIHRDFCIAVPQTEEWSNLIEEVYGKQAIRQERYALLKEKNIFDKNYLEDIVQQLESSYQLKKIDVNLYEQILSSSYQPFHDLCSQFASYEDYLKHGLGVVILCHGEIVAGASSYIYYQDGIEIEIDTHKDYRHQGLATICGAKLILECLDKNLYPSWDAHNQISLALAKKLGYHFDKMYPVYEIIQSKSE, encoded by the coding sequence ATGGAATTGTGTCAGGATTCTAAGAAAGTTGCTGGGTTGTTTGAGGGTTGGCAAGAATCATTTATTTATTCTTATTTACAGGGTTGTATGGGAGAGTGTTATGTGGATCATAATGAGAATCCAAAATCTGCACAAATTATTATTGCTGATTTTATTTTCTATGCAGGAATACCAGATGTGGAACTCATTCAAAATATTCATAGAGATTTTTGTATTGCTGTCCCACAAACTGAAGAATGGTCAAATTTAATTGAAGAAGTTTATGGAAAGCAAGCTATCCGACAAGAAAGATATGCTTTGTTAAAAGAAAAGAATATATTTGATAAGAACTATTTGGAAGATATTGTTCAACAATTAGAGTCATCTTATCAGTTAAAGAAGATAGATGTCAATTTATATGAGCAAATACTTTCATCTTCTTATCAACCATTTCATGATTTATGTTCACAATTTGCTAGCTATGAAGATTATCTGAAACATGGTTTAGGTGTTGTTATTCTTTGTCATGGAGAAATTGTTGCTGGAGCTTCTTCATACATATATTATCAAGATGGAATTGAAATTGAAATTGACACTCATAAAGATTATCGTCATCAGGGATTGGCAACAATCTGTGGAGCAAAACTTATTTTAGAATGTTTAGATAAGAATTTATATCCAAGTTGGGATGCACACAATCAAATATCGTTAGCTCTTGCTAAAAAATTAGGTTATCATTTTGATAAAATGTATCCAGTATATGAAATTATACAATCCAAATCTGAATGA